A section of the Indicator indicator isolate 239-I01 unplaced genomic scaffold, UM_Iind_1.1 iindUn_scaffold_62, whole genome shotgun sequence genome encodes:
- the CFAP126 gene encoding protein Flattop, with protein MAARDGAGQYEDAFRPQRLQNWGVPRHGHQRPSPREGPTQIVANDRGHLLPAVPRCQASPWGTFVGTWDMPPRIPPARLDLTSRSAAAAARLLQRSRQPSALTRACNGLRTQVTGKLQQPGLDTQTSKEPSQGSKQAPGEDSAIPASNPAPMTPAPREASPREATELQGSAPIPGGSAVGSKENRNPQLQASPGAAQGEAPAEP; from the exons ATGGCTGCTCGAGACGGCGCGGGACAG TACGAGGATGCCTTCCGCCCCCAGCGCCTGCAGAACTGGGGCGTGCCCCGGCACGGCCACCAG CGCCCCTCGCCGCGGGAAGGTCCTACGCAGATCGTCGCCAATGACCGAGGCCACCTGCTGCCCGCCGTGCCCCGGTGCCAG GCCTCCCCGTGGGGCACATTCGTGGGGACGTGGGACATGCCCCCGCGGAtccccccagccaggctggaccTCACCTCCCGctcggccgccgccgccgcccggctGCTGCAGCGGAGCCGCCAGCCCTCGGCCCTGACCCGCGCCTGCAACGGCCTCCGCACGCAAGTCACCGGCAAG cttcagcagcctgggctggacaCACAAACCTCCAAGGAGCCTTCCCAGGGGAGCAAACAGGCACCCGGAGAGGACTCTGCAATCCCAGCCTCTAACCCAGCCCCCATGACCCCTGCTCCTCGGGAGGCCTCTCCTCGGGAAGCCACcgagctgcagggctctgctcccatcCCGGGGGGCTCCGCAGTGGGGAGCAAGGAGAACAGAAACCCCCAGCTCCAGGCATCACCtggggcagcacagggagaggcCCCTGCAGAGCCatga
- the VSIG8 gene encoding V-set and immunoglobulin domain-containing protein 8, translated as MAGHGASLLLLLGLMPALLLAVRINSKGREVLYLAKGDSVKLGCPYVLEPEDNGPQGVGIEWIQITPERTGPENVFLSYYDHHVNYGSGSGLQDRVAFVQNDPSQYDASIRLADLQVSDTGTYQCRVKKNTVAVHEVIVTVEEKPATPQCWVEGDVVRGTSIVLRCFSRGGAAPLAYQWGKLASGYGGGQLPSGTVQGRAPGDLVIRSLSEAHAGIYQCRVTNRVGYSVCQVTLNPGPRGGGGNQASVLAGSILGSLLLLILLGALIAAVICRFRKKECQPSCSDCRSSPGGTMTRACNVCSHHYSPHGISYMQCQHGDSDERAAALICNEGMRHQVACQGM; from the exons ATGGCAGGGCACGGcgccagcctgctcctgctcctgggtCTCATGCCAG ctctcctcctggCCGTCAGGATCAACAGCAAGGGCCGGGAGGTTCTGTACCTGGCCAAGGGTGACTCGGTGAAGCTGGGCTGCCCCTATGTGCTGGAGCCCGAAGACAACGGTCCCCAGGGCGTGGGCATCGAGTGGATCCAGATCACGCCCGAGCGGACCGGCCCGGAGAATGTG TTCCTGTCCTACTACGACCACCACGTCAACTACGGCAGCGGCTCCGGGCTGCAAGACCGAGTCGCCTTCGTGCAGAACGACCCCAGCCAGTACGATGCCTCCATCCGCCTGGCCGACCTGCAGGTGTCCGACACCGGCACCTACCAGTGCCGCGTCAAGAAGAACACTGTAGCCGTGCACGAAGTCATTGTCACAGTGGAAG AGAAACCGGCGACCccccagtgctgggtggagggggaCGTCGTGAGGGGAACCAGCATCGTCCTGAGGTGCTTCAGCCGCGGGGGGGCCGCGCCACTCGCCTACCAGTGGGGCAAGCTGGCCAGCGGCTACGGCGGAGGGCAGCTGCCCTCTGGCACTGTCCAAG GCCGTGCTCCAGGTGACCTGGTGATCCGCAGCCTGTCGGAGGCACACGCTGGCATCTACCAGTGCCGCGTCACCAACCGCGTGGGGTACTCCGTGTGCCAGGTCACCCTCAACCCTGGGCCAA gaggcggaggaggaAATCAAGCGAGCGTCCTGGCAGGCTCCATCCTgggctccctcctgctgctcatccTGCTCGGTGCCCTCATCGCAGCAGTGATCTGCCGCTTCCGCAAGAAGGAGTGCCAGCCGTCCTGCAGCGACTGCAG GAGCAGCCCCGGCGGCACCATGACCCGAGCCTGCAACGTCTGCAGCCACCACTACTCCCCGCATGGCATCAGCTACATGCAGTGCCAGCACGGCGACAGCGACGAGCGGGCAGCCGCCCTCATCTGCAACGAGGGCATGCGGCACCAGGTCGCCTGCCAGGGGATGTAA
- the CFAP45 gene encoding cilia- and flagella-associated protein 45 — MGQEDFQRIKAAAKVLSKEERRARLAALEAEKEAALEAVRERRSAARQAAARQQQTGPRSELEEEARERAQHLLQRANRMRMEQEDEIKEFSEMILGAKCHMIRDAQVLEKQLISRELEEEEKRLDRMMEVERKRAEELQEDLERRRKQELIRGRQGIVRQMEQNAEEQALRDAQREQEAQELLEHLERLKMEDLKELERKQEQQKQIQAEIRRINNENQKLKEKQREQERLEDEKVLEYQRQKMELEAKLEAEQERLRVEKEKELARLRAMQERAQDQQAEQDALRAKRSQEAAERQWRRKEREAARRKAEEEEALKQSRLQQVAHRQHSLAVQMQQDQLEFQRILRAQQEHLEKVKAEEERRAGLRLAHASDIRRQIQERQQQLARERAAAFEECQRLQEEAQRRSQCIAQLKQQKMQELRASGIPEKYCAQLEQRAGVQAAPDQAQPHQE, encoded by the exons ATGGGGCAGGAGGATTTCCAGCGCATCAAGGCGGCAGCGAAGGTGCTGAGCAAGGAGGAGCgcagggccaggctggcagccctCGAGGCAGAGAAGGAAGCAGCTCTA GAGGCAGTGAGGGAGCGCCGGAGCGCGGCGCGGCAGGCGGCCGCCCGGCAGCAACAGACGGGGCCGCGGAgcgagctggaggaggaggctcGGGAGCGCGCCCAGCACCTGCTGCAGAGGGCCAACAGGATGCGCATGGAGCAGGAGGATGAGATCAAGGAGTTCAGCGAG ATGATCCTGGGTGCCAAGTGCCACATGATCCGTGATGCACAGgtcctggagaagcagctgatcagcagagagctggaggaggaggagaagcgtCTGGACAGGATGATGGAGGTGGAGAGGAAaagggctgaggagctgcaggaggatctGGAGCgcaggaggaagcaggagcTGATTAG aggCAGACAGGGGATTGTGAGGCAGATGGAGCAGAATGCAGAGGAGCAGGCCCTGAGAGATGcacagagggagcaggaggcacaggagctgctggagcacctggagaggctgaagaTGGAGGACCTGAAG GAGCTGGAGcggaagcaggagcagcagaagcagatccAGGCTGAGATCAGACGAATCAACAACGAGAAccagaagctgaaggagaagcagagggagcaggagaggctggaggatgaGAAGGTGCTGGAGTACCAGAGGCAAAAGATG GAGCTTGAGGCCAAGTTGGAGGCTGAGCAGGAGAGGCTTCgtgtggagaaggagaaggagctggcacGCCTGAGGGCCATGCAGGAGCGGGCACAGgaccagcaggcagagcag GACGCGCTGCGAGCCAAGCGCAGCCAGGAGGCTGCGGAGCGCCAGTGGCGCCGCAAGGAGCGGGAGGCGGCGCGGcggaaggcagaggaggaggaggctctgaAGCAGAGCCGCCTGCAGCAGGTCGCCCAccgccagcacagcctggccgtGCAGATGCAGCAGGACCAGCTCGAGTTCCAGAGGATCCTCAG GGCccagcaggagcacctggagaAGGTGAAGGCGGAGGAGGAGCGGAGGGCAGGCCTGCGGCTCGCCCATGCCAGCGACATCCGGCGCCAGATCCAGgagcggcagcagcagctggcacggGAGCGGGCAGCTGCCTTCGAGGAGTGCCAgcggctgcaggaggaggccCAGAGGCGTAGCCAGTGCATCGCCCAGCTCAAGCAGCAGAAGATGCAGGAGCTCAG agcttctgGCATCCCTGAGAagtactgtgcccagctggagcagagagctggagtaCAAGCAGCCCCCGACCAGGCTCAGCCCCACCAGGAGTAG